The DNA region GTTCTGGCAGCGGTTGATGAAAAGTGGGATCAGAAAGACCCCTTTTATACTGAAGTtccgactgttgagatccctgccTGTTTGAGATCTTTGCGACTCTGTGCATACGGGCGTGCCTTTTCAGAATGCCAGGTGGCAaagcttctccgatacgcttcctccttctctccaAGACGTCCCTTCATTGCGACAGTTTgcgccgcctgacacctctTCTACTGACTGCATACGTCCTATCATCACCTGCCcttatcaactcaatcactttaccaccaattaaatttaaattgtactgatcaagtggacaattaagtCTAGATGAAAACTCTCATAATTCCACGTGATCAGTTCCTTCCTCTACTTCTGACTTTTAAAttctaataaaaaaagaaacaacatacgaaaaactatttacactaacaaggATTTGACCGGCTCCCCctgggatgtcacttgatcaattTAATAGATTCAGAATTTGTtgtttgatcaagcagactacccatgaaCACCCGATCACTCCTCTTACCTGTTCACTTGTGCGAGttaggcatgagtagtggaCTGTCGTCCACTACAAATTGCCTCCATTTCGCCCCTTCCGAGCAACTCGCTTGCCACCAAGTAGTCGGCCCTGTCTGCAAACTATGGTTCTTTCCGTGTGTGCTGTCCCTTGCTTCCTTGTTTGGCTTGATCAATTCTCCGCTGTTTTTTAGATGTTGCTTTGATCGGGTGCATGTGCTCGTCCGGAATGTCCTCACCGTTATCTTCTTGTATAATTCGGCTCGGGTGATCAGCTTCCCAGTCTAACTCCTTGGACCCAAGCAGGTGCGGTCTGAACTTCTCAAAAGCGCAGACTACCGATACCATCTCCTTTCCAGTCACGTCGTAGCTCCTTTGTGCTTGGTTCAAtgtttttgacgcatagaaaacGACGTAACTCTTTCCTTTGATTTTCTGACATAACACTGCCCCCACAACATAGTCACTAGCATTGCACCtcacctcaaaggggtgattccagtcgggGGCGCGTATAATCGGAGAACTTACAGATCGGTCCTTTAGAAGTGTTAATACGGCCTTGCAGACATCATGGAATTCAATCTTCACGTCGTTCTGAAAAAGCTTCGTCAGAGGCTGGGctatctttgcgaaatccttgATGAATCTCCTATAGACCCCGGCGCGTCCCAACATGGCTCTGATCTTCTTCTGATTGGTAGGGTATGGGAGTTTCGCCACCTGTGTGCACATTGCCATGATTGTTTGAGGGTCTACCCAGTTTAGATTTCGCTTTTTGGGTATCAGTTTGGGTTGACTCTAGAAGAGTAACTCTCTCCGCCCCACTATGAACTTTTCCTTCCTCAGAGTGGGGTCGAGCCTGCATTGTCGATCAAGGTGGGGTGCCACTTCTTTTTCTAACATGGCGGAATGCATGCACGGATCTGGGTCAATCTCCATCAGGTTTGCTTTTTTCCGCTTGACTACCTCTTAACCCGGCCTCAGTTCATTTATCAGTTGTCCTTCCTGTCCTTGCAGATTTGGTTTGACTGGCTTGTGATACGTCTGGTTGGACAAGTCCTTGAGGGTGGCTGACGATCCAGGTAAGGGTAACAGTTGCCCCTTAGGTAAGGGATTCTTCCTCAGCTTTCTTCTCAATGGTGCGTCCTGGTCAGGTAGTTTCTCAACCCTTCTCAGTTGGGTAATCTATCTTGACTCGGCTGGCTGTGACGGCTGGCAGaattccataattgccctttcaatggcttgatcatccatttcccaGTCATCGTTGTATCAAACCATTCAGCCGCTTCTCTCTTAAGCTGTTCATCTTCAGTGGAACTAGAGGGTGTTTCTTTGAAGGATTCCTTTTCCGGATACTTTTGTTTCCGAGGGCTGATAGCGTCTACTGATTGAATGCTCTCGCTGTCCTGTGGCTTCCTCACAGCTTTATCAATTTTGAATGTAAGTTGCTCTCCATTAAAACTCAGCTTCATCGTTCCATGGCGGACATCAATGACCGTGCTAGCCGTGGATAAgaatggccttcccaaaaggatGCCAACAGACTCTTCCGCTCCCGGCTCTGTCGTctttatgacgaagaagtcggcggggtacATGAACTTTTTCACCTTGACAAGTTCATCTTCCAAaactccctcggggtaaatgGAAGACCCGTCTGCTAGTTGTATCTCCGTATCAGTTTTGATAAGCTTAGCATCTTCCAGCTTCTCGTATATAGAATATGGCATAATATTaatggaagcccctaggtcgcacattgcgtgctccatttTGACGTTTCTGATGGAGATTGGAAGCGTAAACACCCCTGGGTCAGCTTTCTTGGGTGgaagatcactaggttggatcACTCCAGTCACATTTTCTGTTTCGCCCATCTTCCTCTTCCCAGCTACCTGTTTACGGGTGCTGGGCTCTTTTCCTTGTGTGACTTGATCATGGGTGCTGGACTCAAGGCTTCCGTTATGATTGGGTCTAGGTGCTGGAAAACTCGCAGATGAGCTTTGACAAACTGTTTccgatttcagagagactgtattgacattttctcGCCCTGTTGGTTGCTGCACTGTGGTCGGGAGctttccttcattccctctCAGCTCACCCAGTGACATGacgacctgagataactgctttgtaagcatctCGAGTGCAGCCATCTGTTCTTTCTGAGtctcttgtatttctcgcatcGCATCTTGGGGCTGATACGGGATCATCACATCTCCTGGACCATCAAATTGCTGTTTGTTATATCTCTGATTAAATcgacctcctccatggccttgctggtagtagccggaaggtccatactgctctggcTGGTTCTGGGGAAGATGATTCTGCTGGTTCCCTCTTTGGTACTGCGGGACATAGTTCACAATTTGATTATTTGACTgtcttccctggttgctaaactgagggccttggtgttggtacccccattctccctcCTGTTGTCGACTTGACCAATTAGACTGTCCTCCatttgaccagttcccttgaggtccattCGACCATCCTGCCTGTCCTCCCTGCATTCTGTTCCCTCTAGTGTTTGATCTATCCTGGACCCAAGCAGGCCTGCAGTGTCGAGGGTTGCGATGGTTGGCTCTGATTCTGATCAGTACACCTGAAATTTGGGTGGTCCatccatggagcatctctctgcttcccctggatccagttgccatttgcgttccagtggccAACGACATTTACTTGGGCCTGtggctctacctcaggggggaACTCGCAAAAgtagtagtgatgctcttctggtgggggacggttgcggcacatactgcgtttcctttggtgcaggtggtggaggtggtctgGCTTTCTCTACTGCCTCCAGCAGTTTCCtttccatctgctcaaatcgagcctccaacttttcatcattgcgcgcctctgctacATGCACTGCCCCTCTCCTATACTGCCCTCGAGACGTctcatacgaccgcttagcctcgatcagcctctccagtatatttttggcttggctgAATGCGGTCTTTGAGAAATCtccttgagctgcgaggttgagatCATTCTTGATATCCACAGTGAGTCCGCCATaaaagatcgagtagatctctcgctcccccagcttgtgattggggcatgcttgaagcaaaccttggaatctgtcccagtactgaccgaggggctcatcgtactcctgcctagcctctgtaatctcccttttcagggcacttgtcttCGATGCTGGAAAAAAGCGATCtaggaatatcatgcggaattcagtccaggttctgatggatccttctggccgccttgacagccagacacccgcatcacccttcaaaacgaagggaatagctttgagcctataatcttcggatgtggatccagccggcacgggctgaatatcacagtatcggcagaatTCCTCTAAAAAGCGTACGGATACTCCTTCAAAAGACCgtagaagtgggacaaaacggccagtactcccgatttgatcgcgatggtccgcatcccaggagtagcggcaatggcatgtgtgggctccttctcatcatgagcgtgcagagagccaatTCCTGAGTCGTCAACGACGAGGGCCATCTCTCCTTGTTCgagtggtggtggttgtgtgttctgttcagcggctgctgcggcttctaatgctgctctgtaacgagtggtgacgatgccggcttcctggaccctccaatgagcgttagtctctctgtatagaaagggatgattccagcgtccaccgcgttggtaccttctcatcaacaataaaaaaatgagaaaacaaagaaataagattatatacacctacgcacaaacataaagtaacaccatgcttccccgacAACGTCACCATTTTGGAGGGCCTCGAGAGGGGCGcaaattcggaccaagttatattgaagataaccgaaccgattggatcagtttgcaaatttcgttgccacttgatcgattcAAACTCGCTCTagctcgtttcctaccaatgtaatttgtaaactcccaatttcgCACTattttaacagtaaagcggcaagttcggggtcgatcccacagagaagttggtgtgtcgagtgtgtgagtagtgaacagagGGGTTGGCTGGTGCCACCCTTTAACTTGAGAGTTTTcaactactgtttttactctagacagaattaaattttgctaacttgatcaaaggaactttaactaccgggtcaagtgaattgcaggtgacagcggaaaagtaaatacgcggattaaaataaaacaacttcgattaaaattaaactaagtACAGCGTAAATttgaaactaagctaatacttcggaaaataagaaagcaagtaaaaccgagaagaatctcggcgggaaatttaagaatacgccgacagataacaagtattctgcagcgcttctttgattgccctttctaactacacattactttatctaagctaagctattctagagaacaggactaagctagagaactaatctaagctaaactagacagAAAGTAAAGGATCGTCGTTTttttcatgtggtggcacatcctctatttataagctcgactcggcctccagctggataacgatcttgacagagAATATTCACTCATGTTGAGAATGAACGACTCAaggattgctacgtgctcttcttgTAGAATcaacgacgcttttcagtaacaaatcTGTGACTCAGCTCCAtccttgcgtctcatgtatcagcacgcgtccccttctagaacgttgtccttgataacagattGCTGCGCATCATCCAGCTCATAGGCTCGCATGTCTTTCTTCTGATACctagtggtcccctccttaactgcttgactactccccttgatcaacttccccgatttttggccttttatcgccttttgtacttgcttgatcagttcggcctttctgccttggtcaagcggcattatGCACaataacacttgttttgcgcgataaaccgatcaagtagtacacattttacccttaaaccgatgcatgaaatgagccttatcaggcAGGGATCAGCTATATATCTTACCAAACTCAGATTCCAGAAAAAATTTCAGCCagattagtagtagtaatatattttgCCACGTCTTGTTAAAGTAATGTAaaaggaatatatatatatgcgaagagataataaaataggtTGGACGGGTTGGATGGTTATGGACTGACATTCGTTCACTATCGGCAGTTAAAGCATGCAAAATTTCCACTTCTGGAAACAAAAACTAGAACAAATACTACAGTATAATGTTTCCACACGTTTAGGCGACCAGACCATTAATATACCTTAAAATCATCCATTTAGAAATTTTGAGCCCACATTGTTTGTTGGATCTATAGACCAGACCACTTTtagtgtgtgtgttgtgtgaacTCCAATTGCAGTTTATTCAGTCTACTGTACAATCATTAACCAATAATAGTGCACAAGTGCACAAGTGCACAACCTCAACTTAATTCATAAACTAATTGAGACACACTTAAATTTCCATTTTGAATTGACACAATCAAATAGTTGTTGATTGACTGGTTATGTTATGTCCACAACAGGTGTATTCTCCACTTCAATATATTATCATTGGTCCACTTGTGTTCATTTATGAATTTGAACTGTAATTCTCATTACCACGTGTGTTATGCAATTTtttgttccattttttttatttttacctaAAATGAGAGACCATTGAAGAAAGAAAGTTCGATTCTACTACCTATTTCAGTATAATGGGGTCCTCATCATAGTCTTCAACTTCAATTCCTTGATCTTTTTTCGTCTTATTCTAAAGCTCAATCAACATAAAATATGGTAAAAATAACATGTATATGATGTGTGAATTTGGattgatatactccctccgtcccggactactcgcacttattttctttctggacgtcccaagttatttgcactctttccattttttagtaaaaattatcacctacagccgcaattatacactcattccttaatctccgtgtcgaaaaggaaataagtgcaagtagtccgggacggagggagtattatataggTAGAGAAGGAAATTTCGTGtgtaaacaaaatttaaaaactactccatccgtcccgaaTAATTCGtttcactttgaccgggcacgggttttaagaaatgtaatgaaaagtgagttgaaaaaattagtgaaatgcgagtcctacttttatatattagttttataataaaatgttagtaggAATGCGTTAGTGGAATaaggggtccactaccaaaaatggtaaaagtgcaATGGGACAAATTATGTGTGAGAGAcctaaatagaaaaatgagacaaattattcGGGACAGAGGGAATAGAAAAATAACTAAATTAATGTTGTCAATTTTTTAGCCCTGCTCCTATGGTTGTTGACAGCACTCATGGGACGGACCACACGGTGCAGACGATGTAGAGTCGCTGTCCATAGGCCAAAGACACTTGTTGGCTGTAGCCACGGTGTGACCGTTCTCATTTCGTTTTCGCCCATGGACTCGTTTTGAGCTGTACTTACCTTACGAAGTCGATGCTGACCACATTCATCTGTAATttagttgtaacttgtaatttcAAGAGATAACAAAAAGTAAGCTTGAAACTGTGGATTATTAAGTATTAGAAAACTGCTAAAAATTGAATTACGGCGAAAGCATTTGGATATAGATGGCGCGACACTTTCGGTGAATGAagatgaaattggataaatccTTAGTTTCTTTTTGTCAGCATGGATCAAATCCACGACTGCTTGGGCCCAATACTAACCATTCCGATTGTTTCGGCCGACCTCAAAAACCACATGTATTTCACACTTTCAATTCTCCTTTTCTATCTTTCCTTCAACTAAgtcacactttattttttatatatactattaaTGTTCGCACCGATTCTGTTAAATCTCCTTAAACAGCAGTTAGCAGTTAATCTCATTTCATTAGTGGAAGGTTATAGTCTTCTAGAAGATTCCAAGTGGCTAGTTGTGAAAgattcaatataattgtgtgtACATGAACAAATACAAGATGATAAAGTAGGGTCAAGAAAAGTAGAAATCCAAATTTACGACTGTAGAATCTAAGTCGTATTAAAAAAACATGGCCGCACACAGTAGTTTGAGTTTCGCCGGTCGCAAACGACACGCACAATAGCCGTTCATGCTCCCTATATATACCTCATTTCCCCTCCCTTGTGAATTCCCCTccaaccctctctctctctctctctctctgcctaAAATGTGCCAACAAACCACCAACATGAAATGCAACTCCCCATCAAAATCACCCCAAGAACCCGACATCTTAACCAAGTTGATCCCCAAACCCCAGCAAGAGCCAACCGCGGAGAAGGCCATCAAGGAGGCCTTCTCCCTCGGCCGCATCGCCTTCCCCATGATCCTCACGGGCCTCCTCCTCTACTCCCGCTCCATGATCTCAATGCTCTTCTTAGGCCGCCTTGGCGACCTCGCCCTCGCTGGCGGCTCCCTCGCAGTAGGCTTCGCCAACATCACCGGCTACTCAATCCTCTCCGGCCTCGCTGTTGGCATGGAGCCCATCTGCGGCCAGGCCTTCGGCGCCAAGAAATACACCCTCCTCGGCCTCGCCCTCCAGCGCAccgtcctcctcctcctcctcgcctcCCTCCCCATTTCCCTCCTCTGGCTCAACATGGACcgcatcctcctcctctgcgGCCAAGACCCCGCCATCGCGGCCCAAGCACAGGCCTACCTCCTCTACTCCATACCCGATTTATTCGCGCAATCGCTCCTCCACCCTCTCCGGATTTATCTACGGAGCCAGTCCATCACCATGCCGCTCACCTTATGCGCCGCGGCCTCCGTCCTCCTCCACGTCCCCATCAATTACCTCTTAGTAATCAAGCTCGGCCTCGGCATCCAAGGCGTCGCACTAGGCTCCATCTGGACTAACTTCAACGTTGTCGTTTCGCTCATGATATATTTAATCATCTCCAAGAGGTGCACGCAGACGTGGGGCGGCTTCACCAGGGAATGCCTCACCGGATGGAAATCCCTCCTCAACTTAGCAATTCCGAGCTGCATTTCCGTCTGCTTGGAATGGTGGTGGTACGAGATCATGATCCTCCTCTGCGGCCTTCTTCTCAGCCCGAAATCGACAGTCGCGTCAATGGGAATCCTAATCCAAACCACTTCATTAATCTACATATTCCCTTCCTCCCTCAGCTTCAGCGTCTCGACGAGAGTAGGGAACGAGGTAGGGGCCCGGAGGCCGGACCGGGCCAAATTCGCGGCTCTCACCGGGCTCTCCCTTAGCTTCTTAATGGGATTCTCAGCCCTCTTCTTCGCGGTGGCGGTGAGGAAGGTGTGGGCTCGTATGTTCACTGACGACGAGGAGATCATCGCGCTGACGTCGCTCGTGCTCCCGATAATCGGGCTGTGTGAGCTGGGGAACTGCCCGCAGACGACGGGGTGCGGGGTGCTGAGGGGCACGGCCCGGCCCAAGGTGGGGGCGAATATCAACTTGGGATGCTTCTATCTGGTAGGGATGCCGGTGGCGGTAGGATTGGCTTTCTACTGCAAAATGGATTTTGAGGGCCTGTGGATCGGGTTGTTGGCGGCCCAAGGTTCGTGTATGATCACAATGATGGTGGTGCTGCTCAGAACCGATTGGGAATTCGAGGCCCGGAGAGCGGAGGAACTCACCGGAGAATATGACGATCAACAATTTGATCATCATCATAAGCTAATATCGGAAAACCAACAAGATTGTCtctgttgatttttttttctcttaatttCTTCTAGGAGTATAGCTAGATATCGTATGACTTCATAGAATAATTAtcactgatttttttttaatactattgaACTGTAAATTGGATGGAGAAGCAGAGGAAAGGGTAGTTTAGACTTAGACATGATATTTTTCAGGTAAGGGCAAGGATGTAACTTTGCGTTGCTTCTTAGTGGGATTCAATTAACTTGACAACGATGATAATTTTTTGAATATCACGAGGGAAAGCAATGCACCATACACTTAATTTGTTATGACTATAATGTCTATCTCCGTTCatttttttttagcaaaaattctaacatatttcttcttttttttactttattctctcttcgtctctctacttttttcatttcttactttattcttcgtTTACTTAACTTACTTAACacaagtttttttaattatgtgctgaaaaaaaatacttccaccactatggaacggagggagtactactatttatttgTTTCATGTTACTACTATTTAGAGCATTCGCAATGGTTCAAAATTCGTCCGGACAAGGCAAGGTCTCTCACTCGTCCTCGTCCGCGATCGTTCAACCATTGCAGGTGGACAAACAATCGTCCGGACCAGCGAGACAACCGACATTTCGGTCGCAGATGACGCATTGCCCGTCGCTCGTACGACACGTCGTCCGCCCATTGTAGGCACACAGACGACGCGGGACGAGGACGTGCGACGCGCTTTtgcatttatttgttttttttcaatctataaatacacctcatttTCGCTCATTTTTCACACAACATCTTCAAATCTCAAATCATTTCTCAATCACTCACTCactcagagcatccacaacggagaGCACGCGCTCGTCCATCCGTCCGTACCAGAGGCGCGACACCGCtatccgccgctgcgctcttgccgctggcacggcgctgctcgatgcatcgtgtgaatggccaacggcatatccgttggaaaattatttttttaatttttttttaaatcgaaaataatactaaaaaaataaaattaaaaaaaaaacatattttcccaatcccaaaaaaatggccgttttttgcccgcttttctgtatttttttaatttttttccccaaaatcatctataaatacacacattcatcatccatttttcacatcaaatcatctctcattcatatttttcatacaacttatctacaccttcatctctcactcaaaacctcaaatggatttcactcatctcattgcggaagcggagcgcgaagaacaagaatactacgaacaacatcgtgccacttatgaagcatatgtcgcagcaaATACCCCCGCcactcctcctcaaccaactagatcaactcgccgctacatccatcgtgaccgggagggagcccacgaaaggctcgttgccgactattttgccgacccgccgcggtttccgaaagattactttaggcgccgttttcgcatgtcaaagcgcttgtttatgcatattgtcaacacattgtccgcccgtgttgaattcttccaaacaggtccagatgcagccggtcggcaaagtctctcagcattgcagaagtgtacatgtgccatccgacaactcgctactgggtaaacggccgacctcttcgacgagtatttgcatgtcggtgagtccactggaatcctttgtcttaaaaagttttgcgagggcgttcgtacagctttcggtgatgaattccttcgggcatccaccaccgatgattgccaacggttgcttcgtcttcacgaatcagtccatggctttcccgctatgcttggcagcattgactgcatgcattggaggtggaagaattgcccgactgcttggagggggcaacacttaagcggccacaaaggcggcggcccaacacttatccttgaagcggtcgccgactaccgcctatggatttggcatgcatatgtcggtgttgccggatccaacaacgacttgaacgtgctctattcttcacccctcttcaatgatgtgttgaatggtgtagcaccggcgatcgacttcaccgtcatggaaatgtataccacatgagttactatctcgtcgatggtatctacctaaggtggtcgactttcatgaagacgctcagcaacccgcaagacatCATGCaaccccgtctcggctgtggtacgtgaaaaatatcaccgacatcatgtacacgtgtattatcttacacaacatgattatagccgacgaaggaccgagggcggctagcttttacgatgaggatgaagccggaagctcaagcgcgaggtctccccaggccgaggtgtgcatacgactgtgggtgagaggatcgaaacaaggcacacaatgcgcgatacccgaacccacgttgagctacaagaagacctaatcaaacacatgtgggcgaaattcggccacgagtagtgggtttttaaattttatgaatttaattatgtaatttttaatttttaggagtttaattatgtaatttttaatttttagaattttaattatgtaatttttattttttaagattttaattatgtaattttaaagttttaaagtattttgtaatattattctgggtatgtttaatgtattttaattttgtggaaatgtttttatttaaattgaataatggaatggtgggacccttgtactcgtccttgcggaagagcacagatgtgggtgttgtgctcttgcctaa from Salvia splendens isolate huo1 chromosome 9, SspV2, whole genome shotgun sequence includes:
- the LOC121746685 gene encoding protein DETOXIFICATION 49-like; the encoded protein is MLPIYTSFPLPCEFPSNPLSLSLSLPKMCQQTTNMKCNSPSKSPQEPDILTKLIPKPQQEPTAEKAIKEAFSLGRIAFPMILTGLLLYSRSMISMLFLGRLGDLALAGGSLAVGFANITGYSILSGLAVGMEPICGQAFGAKKYTLLGLALQRTVLLLLLASLPISLLWLNMDRILLLCGQDPAIAAQAQAYLLYSIPDLFAQSLLHPLRIYLRSQSITMPLTLCAAASVLLHVPINYLLVIKLGLGIQGVALGSIWTNFNVVVSLMIYLIISKRCTQTWGGFTRECLTGWKSLLNLAIPSCISVCLEWWWYEIMILLCGLLLSPKSTVASMGILIQTTSLIYIFPSSLSFSVSTRVGNEVGARRPDRAKFAALTGLSLSFLMGFSALFFAVAVRKVWARMFTDDEEIIALTSLVLPIIGLCELGNCPQTTGCGVLRGTARPKVGANINLGCFYLVGMPVAVGLAFYCKMDFEGLWIGLLAAQGSCMITMMVVLLRTDWEFEARRAEELTGEYDDQQFDHHHKLISENQQDCLC